In Mercurialis annua linkage group LG6, ddMerAnnu1.2, whole genome shotgun sequence, the following are encoded in one genomic region:
- the LOC130014666 gene encoding probable LRR receptor-like serine/threonine-protein kinase At3g47570 → MGIFGRSLVVIIIHLFSIFTLLHAATNETDRLALLEFKAKITDPLGVMTSWNSSHHFCQWYGVVCGRQHRQRVTVLYLYSLQLSGSISPHIGNLSFLRELHLYNNSFRYEIPPEIGHLRRLQVLYLLNNSLGGKIPSNLSSCSNLNILDLYGNQLIGEIPRELTLLTSLKYLSLGKNNLTGTIPPSIANLTSLEYLFLSENNLHGVIPEFIGQLKNLSTLALYINQFSGTIHSSIYNLSLIEAFDASSNYLEGTLPVSFGVSLPYLQFFSISKNQFSGSIPSSISNASNLETFQVTENKLTGVIPSFEKLNKLSVLSLGRNHFGNEKDDDLKFLHGLTNATRLTILDLGINNFGGMLPKQITNFSRELQSIYINNNQIHGNIPTGIDSLISLNIFSASNNNLSGTIPSGIGKLKNLALLSLSSNDLTGNIPSSLGNLTNLIQIYLNDNQLQGNIPSSLGNCKQLLLLILSQNNLTGLIPPQIFEISSLSIGLYLSTNRLNGPIPNQVGNLKQLGELYLDNNMLSGHIPSDLAGCVSLEALSISHNFFQGSIPSSLSALRGLQFLILSYNNVSGQIPSFLVNFSLLALDISHNDFEGMVPIEGIFKNSSAVSIVGNKRLCGGISDFGLPTCKYDQEPKRKRRRTVIFIVAGFIGILALILGCLFLWFSRKRRKDSAPCDFENANLLRLSYQNLLKATNEFSLDNLIGSGGFGSVYKGVLEQDGLVIAVKVLNLMRRGASKSFLAECEVLKNVRHRNLVKVITACSSVDYAGNDFKALVYQFMDNGSLDDWLHPTHHPRNLTIVQRLNIAIDVSSALEYLHCHAGILPIVHCDIKPSNVLLDNEMTAHVGDFGLVKFFHEEIIHPTPNQSTSLADVGTIGYCPPEYGMGNVASTSGDIFSFGILLLEMFTGKRPTDEGLSLHEFVKSSLPEQVTDIADPTFLQMEEEPLSHFHYSRNIMRKNRLIECLISVLDIGILCSSESPQERLNIGDVVTQLSSIKNKLPVTIG, encoded by the exons atggGGATTTTTGGCAGGAGCCttgttgttattattattcatcTCTTTTCAATATTTACCTTACTTCATGCTGCAACCAATGAGACGGATCGACTAGCTTTGCTCGAATTCAAGGCTAAAATTACTGACCCTCTTGGTGTCATGACTTCATGGAATAGCTCACATCACTTTTGCCAATGGTACGGCGTCGTATGCGGACGCCAACATCGCCAAAGAGTTACAGTGTTGTATCTATACAGCCTTCAACTTTCGGGTTCGATATCACCACATATTGGCAATTTAAGTTTTCTAAGAGAACTGCATCTCTACAATAACAGCTTCAGGTATGAGATTCCTCCTGAAATTGGCCATTTGCGCAGACTGCAAGTATTGTATCTTTTGAATAACTCACTTGGCGGAAAAATTCCTTCAAACTTATCTTCTTGTTCTAATCTTAATATCTTGGATTTATATGGCAACCAGTTGATAGGTGAAATCCCTAGAGAGCTTACCTTGTTGACGAGCCTGAAATATTTATCTTTGGGCAAAAACAACTTAACAGGAACTATCCCTCCGTCTATTGCAAATCTAACATCTCTTGAGTATCTCTTCTTGAGTGAAAACAATTTGCATGGAGTTATACCTGAATTCATCGGTCAATTAAAGAATTTGAGCACTTTAGCTCTTTACATTAATCAATTTTCAGGCACCATCCATTCTTCAATCTATAATCTCTCTTTGATTGAGGCTTTTGACGCGAGTAGCAATTATTTAGAAGGAACTCTTCCGGTGAGCTTTGGCGTGTCTCTTCCATATCTCCAATTCTTTTCAATTAGTAAAAACCAATTCAGTGGATCCATTCCATCTTCAATTTCTAATGCTTCAAATTTAGAAACTTTTCAAGTAACCGAAAATAAGCTTACTGGAGTTATACCTtcttttgaaaagttgaatAAACTCTCAGTGCTTTCGCTTGGTCGAAACCATTTTGGGAATGAAAAAGATGATGACTTGAAGTTTCTACATGGCCTAACTAATGCCACTCGTTTAACAATACTAGATTTGGGAATTAACAATTTTGGAGGGATGCTGCCTAAACAAATTACTAACTTTTCTCGAGAACTCCAGAGTATCTACATCAACAACAATCAAATACATGGAAATATCCCAACTGGTATAGACTCCCTTATAAGCTTGAATATATTTAGTGCATCAAACAACAATCTCTCAGGTACCATCCCTTCTGGCATTGGAAAACTCAAGAATTTAGCATTACTTTCTTTGTCTAGTAATGATTTAACTGGAAATATTCCATCGTCTTTAGGAAATTTgacaaatttgattcaaatttatttaaatgacAATCAACTTCAAGGTAATATCCCTTCAAGTTTAGGGAATTGCAAACAGTTGCTATTGTTAATTCTTTCCCAAAACAATCTTACTGGTCTCATACCTCCAcagatttttgaaatttcttcaTTATCAATAGGACTTTATCTATCTACCAATCGTTTGAATGGTCCCATTCCTAACCAAGTAGGAAACTTGAAACAACTGGGAGAACTATATCTTGATAACAACATGTTATCAGGACACATTCCTAGTGATCTTGCTGGTTGCGTGAGTCTAGAGGCATTATCAATCAGTCACAACTTCTTCCAAGGGTCGATCCCTTCTTCTTTAAGCGCATTGAGAGGCCTTCAGTTCTTGATCCTTTCCTACAACAATGTTTCGGGACAGATTCCAAGTTTCTTAGTGAACTTTAGTTTATTAGCATTGGATATTTCGCATAATGATTTTGAAGGTATGGTGCCAATTGAAGGAATTTTCAAGAATTCAAGTGCAGTATCAATTGTCGGAAACAAGAGATTATGTGGTGGTATAAGTGATTTTGGCCTTCCTACATGCAAATATGATCAAGAACCGAAAAGAAAACGACGACGAACTGTAATATTTATAGTTGCAGGGTTTATAGGAATATTAGCATTAATACTTGGTTGCTTATTTCTTTGGTTTTCAAGAAAGAGGAGAAAAGATTCAGCGCCGTGCGATTTTGAGAATGCTAATTTATTGAGACTGTCTTATCAAAATCTCCTTAAAGCGACGAATGAATTTTCTTTGGATAATTTAATTGGTTCAGGTGGATTTGGGTCTGTCTATAAAGGAGTTCTTGAGCAAGACGGACTTGTAATTGCAGTGAAAGTGCTTAATCTTATGCGTCGAGGAGCTTCTAAAAGTTTCTTAGCTGAATGTGAAGTGTTAAAGAATGTCAGACATAGAAATCTTGTCAAAGTAATCACTGCTTGTTCTAGTGTTGATTATGCCGGCAACGATTTCAAAGCTTTGGTTTATCAGTTCATGGATAATGGGAGCTTAGACGATTGGCTGCATCCAACACATCATCCGAGGAATTTAACCATTGTTCAACGGTTGAATATTGCGATTGATGTAAGTTCCGCTTTGGAGTATCTCCATTGTCATGCAGGGATATTGCCGATTGTTCATTGTGATATAAAGCCAAGCAATGTTCTTCTTGATAACGAAATGACTGCACATGTGGGTGATTTTGGGTTAGTCAAGTTCTTTCATGAGGAGATTATTCATCCTACTCCAAATCAGTCCACCTCTCTTGCAGATGTAGGAACTATTGGTTACTGCCCCCCAG AGTATGGCATGGGAAATGTTGCTTCAACATCGGGTGACATATTTAGTTTTGGTATACTCTTGTTGGAGATGTTCACTGGAAAGAGACCAACCGATGAGGGACTAAGCCTCCATGAATTTGTCAAAAGTTCTTTGCCTGAGCAAGTGACAGACATTGCAGATCCCACTTTTCTTCAAATGGAGGAAGAACCATTGAGTCATTTTCATTATTCCAGGAACATCATGAGAAAAAATAGACTTATTGAGTGCTTGATTTCAGTACTCGATATTGGAATCTTATGTTCTTCTGAATCGCCACAAGAACGCTTGAATATTGGTGATGTTGTTACTCAACTCTCTTCTATCAAAAACAAGTTACCAGTGACGATAG GTTGA
- the LOC126653842 gene encoding F-box/kelch-repeat protein At3g06240-like encodes MLMKRTEMSEYLPEEVIFQILLRLPVKSLLKFTCVCKLWNSIIRTPHFISNQIHTTFSSNKHHRFIFLLHSYKFKYEFSMHFDNKDFDQYLPVQPLFNQADACDVVGSSNGLVCLFYVYKMNINFNGGICKFVIWNPSIRKYLLLPETSFPLLASNYISNQSKLLGFGFDSRFNDYKLFVAQYSTSTIDVVLYSLNSNTWKKIANVPPTSYRNHICCTCRSTFVNGKFYWHPYETSKKLVLVFDLRDEMFGEIILPAQCLENHRWNFQIKAFGESSVAIIIRNNLYENDIWVMKEYDSGEWMKLARVGKRWRGFSNVLEFRDNGEILAHFCRGQRLASYNLNGRIKNLLALSEEKYGRPPFAYRHVESLALLDKAWSWSFSWTILISVAIWRGFNFNSF; translated from the exons ATGCTAATGAAAAGAACTGAGATGTCAGAATATTTACCTGAAGAagttatatttcaaatattgCTCAGATTGCCTGTCAAGTCCCTTTTGAAATTCACCTGTGTCTGCAAATTGTGGAATTCCATCATCAGAACTCCTCATTTCATCTCTAACCAAATTCACACTACTTTCTCATCAAACAAACATCACCGTTTCATTTTTCTGCTTCACTCTTATAAATTTAAGTACGAATTCTCTATGCATTTCGACAATAAAGATTTCGATCAATACCTACCCGTCCAGCCACTCTTCAACCAAGCCGACGCTTGTGATGTGGTTGGCTCCAGTAATGGTCTTGTCTGCCTCTTTTATGTCTACAAAATGAATATCAACTTTAACGGCGGCATATGTAAATTTGTTATTTGGAACCCTTCCATTAGAAAATATTTGCTCCTACCTGAAACTAGTTTTCCCCTTCTAGCCTCAAATTACATTTCGAATCAATCAAAATTATTGGGGTTTGGCTTTGATTCACGATTTAATGATTACAAATTGTTTGTGGCTCAGTATTCTACCTCTACTATAGATGTGGTTCTCTATTCACTCAATTCTAACACTTGGAAGAAAATCGCTAATGTTCCTCCCACCAGCTATAGAAATCACATATGTTGTACATGCCGTTCAACTTTTGTTAATGGTAAATTTTATTGGCATCCTTATGAGACAAGTAAGAAGTTGGTTTTGGTGTTTGATTTAAGAGATGAGATGTTTGGAGAAATAATATTGCCCGCTCAATGTTTGGAAAATCACCGCTGGAATtttcaaatcaaagcatttggAGAATCATCCGTCGCAATCATTATTCGAAATAATCTTTATGAGAATGATATATGGGTGATGAAAGAGTATGACAGTGGTGAATGGATGAAGTTAGCTAGAGTTGGAAAACGCTGGAGAGGATTTTCAAATGTGCTCGAGTTTAGAGATAATGGTGAAATATTAGCTCATTTTTGTAGAGGGCAACGCTTAGCCTCGTATAATTTAAATGGACGGATAAAGAATCTACTGGCTTTGAGCGAAGAAAAGTATGGAAGGCCTCCTTTTGCTTATAGGCATGTGGAGAGCCTAGCATTACTTGACAAAG CGTGGTCATGGAGTTTCTCATGGACAATTCTTATTTCTGTGGCTATTTGGAGAG gttttaatttcaattctttttag
- the LOC130015677 gene encoding F-box/kelch-repeat protein At3g06240-like, with product MLHSNRSIYPYSVSKLQCQYSMHFDNKDFDQLLSVRPLFNQAEVYTNEVVGSSNGLVCLFCVYENNNQFKSVIKYSQYIDKLVIWNPFIRKSFMIPERPCCSPPLGSSDSKLIGFGFDSRLNDYKLLVAHYLISSIKGVVLYSLNSNSWKKITNATPSCRYYIDFFYSSAFVVDGRFYWPMLNKNLRKMLLVFDLRDEMFGEISLPAYLENDRSTNLTIKTFGESSIAVIVRNGFYEYDIWVMKEYETREWMKLARVGKRWREFSNLLEFRDNG from the coding sequence ATGCTTCACTCTAATAGATCTATCTACCCATATTCAGTTTCAAAATTACAGTGCCAATACTCTATGCATTTCGACAACAAAGATTTCGATCAGCTCCTATCTGTCCGACCACTCTTCAACCAAGCCGAAGTCTATACTAATGAAGTGGTCGGCTCGAGTAATGGTCTTGTCTGCCTCTTTTGTGTCTACGAAAACAATAACCAGTTTAAAAGTGTTATCAAATACAGCCAGTACATAGACAAGTTGGTTATTTGGAACCCTTTCATTAGAAAATCTTTTATGATACCTGAACGTCCTTGCTGTTCTCCTCCTTTAGGTTCGTCTGATTCAAAATTAATCGGGTTTGGCTTTGATTCAAGATTGAATGATTACAAATTATTAGTGGCTCATTATTTGATTAGCTCTATTAAGGGCGTGGTTCTCTATTCACTCAATTCTAATTCTTGGAAGAAAATCACTAATGCTACTCCCAGCTGTAGATATtacatagattttttttattcctcAGCTTTTGTCGTCGATGGTAGATTCTACTGGCCAATGCTTAATAAGAATTTGAGGAAGATGTTACTAGTCTTTGACTTAAGAGATGAGATGTTTGGAGAGATATCATTGCCTGCATATTTAGAAAATGACCGCAGTACAAATTTGacaattaaaacgtttggagAATCATCCATTGCAGTTATTGTTCGAAATGGTTTCTATGAGTATGATATATGGGTGATGAAAGAGTACGAGACTCGCGAATGGATGAAGTTGGCAAGAGTCGGAAAACGCTGGAGAGAATTTTCAAATCTACTTGAGTTTAGAGATAATGGTTAA
- the LOC130014633 gene encoding F-box/kelch-repeat protein At3g06240-like, with protein MLMKRTEMSEYLPEEVIFQILLRLPVKSLLKFTCVCKLWNSIIRTPHFISNQIHTTFSSNKHHRFIFLLHSYKFKYEFSMHFDNKDFDQYLPVQPLFNQADACDVVGSSNGLVCLFYVYKMNINFNGGICKFVIWNPSIRKYLLLPETSFPLLASNYFSNQSKLLGFGFDSRFNDYKLFVAQYSTSTIDVVLYSLNSNTWKKIANVPPTSYRNHICSTCRSTFVNGKFYWHPYETSKKLVLVFDLRDEMFGEIILPTQCLENHRWNFQIKAFGESSVAIIIRNNLYENDIWVMKEYDSGEWMKLARVGKRWRGFSNVLEFRDNGEILAHFCRGQRLASYNLNGRIKNLLALSEEKYGRPPFAYRHVESLALFDKGNDISNELSISF; from the coding sequence ATGCTAATGAAAAGAACTGAGATGTCAGAATATTTACCTGAAGAagttatatttcaaatattgCTCAGATTGCCTGTCAAGTCCCTTTTGAAATTCACCTGTGTCTGCAAATTGTGGAATTCCATCATCAGAACTCCTCATTTCATCTCTAACCAAATTCACACTACTTTCTCATCAAACAAACATCACCGTTTCATTTTTCTGCTTCACTCTTATAAATTTAAGTACGAATTCTCTATGCATTTCGACAATAAAGATTTCGATCAATACCTACCCGTCCAGCCACTCTTCAACCAAGCCGACGCTTGCGACGTGGTTGGCTCCAGTAATGGTCTTGTCTGCCTCTTTTATGTCTACAAAATGAATATCAACTTTAACGGCGGCATATGTAAATTTGTTATTTGGAACCCTTCCATTAGAAAATATTTGCTCCTACCTGAAACTAGTTTTCCCCTTCTAGCCTCAAATTACTTTTCGAATCAATCAAAATTATTGGGGTTTGGCTTTGATTCACGATTTAATGATTACAAATTGTTTGTGGCTCAGTATTCTACCTCTACTATAGATGTGGTTCTCTATTCACTCAATTCCAACACTTGGAAGAAAATCGCTAATGTTCCTCCCACCAGCTATAGAAATCACATATGTTCTACATGCCGTTCAACTTTTGTTAATGGTAAATTTTATTGGCATCCTTATGAGACAAGTAAGAAGTTGGTTTTGGTGTTTGATTTAAGAGATGAGATGTTTGGAGAAATAATATTGCCCACTCAATGTTTGGAAAATCACCGCTGGAATtttcaaatcaaagcatttggAGAATCATCCGTCGCAATCATTATTCGAAATAATCTTTATGAGAATGATATATGGGTGATGAAAGAGTATGACAGTGGTGAATGGATGAAGTTAGCTAGAGTTGGAAAACGCTGGAGAGGATTTTCAAATGTGCTCGAGTTTAGAGATAATGGTGAAATATTAGCTCATTTTTGTAGAGGGCAACGCTTAGCCTCGTATAATTTAAATGGACGGATAAAGAATCTACTGGCTTTGAGCGAAGAAAAGTATGGAAGGCCTCCTTTTGCTTATAGGCATGTGGAGAGCCTAGCATTATTTGACAAAGGTAATGATATTTCTAACGAGCTATCAATTTCATTTTAG
- the LOC130015678 gene encoding F-box/kelch-repeat protein At3g06240-like, translating to MHFDNKDFDQLLSVRPLFNQAEVYTNEVVGSSNGLVCLFCVYENNNQFKSVIKYSQYIDKLVIWNPFIRKSFMIPERPCCSPPLGSSDSKLIGFGFDSRLNDYKLLVAHYLISSIKGVVLYSLNSNSWKKITNATPSCRYYIDFFYSSAFVVDGRFYWPMLNKNLRKMLLVFDLRDEMFGEISLPAYLENDRSTNLTIKTFGESSIAVIVRNGFYEYDIWVMKEYETREWMKLARVGKRWREFSNLLEFRDNG from the coding sequence ATGCATTTCGACAACAAAGATTTCGATCAGCTCCTATCTGTCCGACCACTCTTCAACCAAGCCGAAGTCTATACTAATGAAGTGGTCGGCTCGAGTAATGGTCTTGTCTGCCTCTTTTGTGTCTACGAAAACAATAACCAGTTTAAAAGTGTTATCAAATACAGCCAGTACATAGACAAGTTGGTTATTTGGAACCCTTTCATTAGAAAATCTTTTATGATACCTGAACGTCCTTGCTGTTCTCCTCCTTTAGGTTCGTCTGATTCAAAATTAATCGGGTTTGGCTTTGATTCAAGATTGAATGATTACAAATTATTAGTGGCTCATTATTTGATTAGCTCTATTAAGGGCGTGGTTCTCTATTCACTCAATTCTAATTCTTGGAAGAAAATCACTAATGCTACTCCCAGCTGTAGATATtacatagattttttttattcctcAGCTTTTGTCGTCGATGGTAGATTCTACTGGCCAATGCTTAATAAGAATTTGAGGAAGATGTTACTAGTCTTTGACTTAAGAGATGAGATGTTTGGAGAGATATCATTGCCTGCATATTTAGAAAATGACCGCAGTACAAATTTGacaattaaaacgtttggagAATCATCCATTGCAGTTATTGTTCGAAATGGTTTCTATGAGTATGATATATGGGTGATGAAAGAGTACGAGACTCGCGAATGGATGAAGTTGGCAAGAGTCGGAAAACGCTGGAGAGAATTTTCAAATCTACTTGAGTTTAGAGATAATGGTTAA
- the LOC126653838 gene encoding probable LRR receptor-like serine/threonine-protein kinase At3g47570, producing MGIYGRSLVVITIHLFSIFTLLHAATNETDRLALLEFKAKITDPLGVMTSWNSSHHFCQWYGVVCGRRHRQRVAVLRLHSLKLSGSISPHIGNLSFLRKLYLYNNSFSYEIPPEIGHLRRLQGLFLYNNSLGGKIPSNLSSCSNLKFLNLNGNHLIGEIPLELTFLSRLQRLSLGQNDLTGTIPLSIANLTSLEYLYLSVNILHGVVPQYIGQLKNLSTLALFNNQFSGTIHSSIFNLSLIEAFDVGNNYLEGTLPVSLGVSLPYLQFFSIGFNQFSGSIPSSISNASNLESFQVTGNKLTGVVPSFQKLNKLSTLSLGRNHFGNGKDDDLKFLHGLTNATRLRILDLGFNNFGGALPKQIANFSRELERIYINNNQIHGNIPTGIDSLISLNIFVASNNNLSGTIPSGIGKLKNLAILSLSSNDLTGNIPSSLGNLTNLIQIYLYDNQLHGNIPPNLGNCKRLLLLDLSQNNLTGLIPPQIFEISSLSIGLYLSTNRLNGPIPNQVGNLKQLGELYLHNNMLSGHIPSDLAGCVSLEALSISHNFFQGSIPSSLSALRGLQFLILSYNNVSGQIPSFLVNFSLLALDISHNDFEGMVPIEGIFKNSSAVSIVGNKRLCGGISDFGLPTCKYDQEPKRKRRRTVIFIVAGFTGILALILGCLFLWFSRKRRKDSAPCDFENANLLRLSYQNLLKATNEFSLDNLIGSGGFGSVYKGVLEQDGLVIAVKVLNLMRRGASKSFLAECEVLRNVRHRNLVKVITACSSVDYAGNDFKALVYEFMDNGSLDDWLHPTHQPRNLNIVQRLNIAIDVSSALEYLHCHAGILPIVHSDLKPSNVLLDKEMTAHVGDFGLVKFFHEEIIHPTPNQSTSLADVGTIGYCPPEYGMGNVASTSGDIFSFGILLLEMFTGKRPTDDAFKEGLSLHDFVKSSLPEQVTDITDPTFLQMEEEPLSHFHYSRNIMRKNRLIECLISVLDIGILCSSESPQERLNIGDVVTQLSSIKNKLPVTIG from the exons ATGGGGATTTATGGCAGGAGCCTTGTTGTTATTACTATTCATCTCTTTTCAATATTTACCTTACTTCATGCTGCAACCAATGAGACGGATCGACTAGCTTTGCTCGAATTCAAGGCTAAAATTACTGACCCTCTTGGTGTCATGACTTCATGGAATAGCTCACATCATTTTTGCCAATGGTACGGCGTCGTATGTGGGCGTAGACATCGCCAAAGAGTTGCAGTGTTACGTCTACACTCTCTGAAACTTTCAGGTTCTATATCACCACATATTGGCAATTTAAGCTTTCTAAGAAAATTATATCTCTATAATAACAGCTTCAGCTATGAGATTCCTCCTGAAATTGGCCATTTGCGCAGACTGCAAGGATTGTTTCTTTACAATAACTCACTTGGCGGCAAAATTCCTTCAAACTTATCTTCTTGTTCTAATCTTAAATTCTTGAATTTAAATGGCAACCACTTGATAGGTGAAATTCCTTTAGAGCTTACCTTCTTGAGCAGGCTGCAACGTTTATCATTGGGTCAAAATGATTTAACAGGAACTATCCCTCTGTCTATTGCAAATCTAACATCTCTTGAGTATCTCTACCTGAGTGTCAACATTTTGCATGGAGTTGTACCTCAATACATTGGTCAATTAAAGAATTTGAGCACTTTAGCTCTTTTCAATAATCAATTTTCAGGAACCATCCATTCTTCAATCTTTAATCTCTCTTTGATTGAGGCTTTTGACGTGGGTAACAATTATTTAGAGGGGACTCTTCCGGTAAGCTTAGGTGTGTCTCTTCCGTATCTCCAATTCTTTTCAATTGGTTTTAACCAATTCAGTGGATCCATTCCATCTTCAATTTCTAATGCATCAAATTTGGAATCCTTTCAAGTAACCGGTAATAAGCTTACTGGAGTTGTACCTTCTTTTCAAAAGTTGAATAAACTCTCAACACTTTCGCTTGGTCGAAACCATTTTGGGAATGGAAAAGATGATGACTTGAAGTTTCTACATGGCCTAACTAATGCAACTCGTTTAAGAATACTAGATTTGGGATTTAACAATTTTGGAGGGGCGCTGCCTAAACAGATTGCTAACTTTTCACGGGAACTCGAGCGTATCTACATCAACAACAATCAAATACATGGAAATATCCCAACTGGTATAGACTCCCTTATAAGCTTGAATATATTCGTTGCATCAAACAACAATCTCTCAGGTACCATCCCTTCTGGCATTGGAAAACTCAAGAATTTAGCAATACTTTCTTTGTCTAGTAATGATTTAACTGGAAATATTCCATCATCTTTAGGAAATTTgacaaatttgattcaaatttaCTTATATGACAATCAACTTCATGGTAATATCCCTCCAAATTTAGGGAATTGCAAACGGTTACTATTGTTAGATCTTTCCCAAAACAATCTTACTGGTCTCATACCTCCAcagatttttgaaatttcttcaTTATCAATAGGACTTTATCTATCTACCAATCGTTTGAATGGTCCCATTCCTAACCAAGTAGGAAACTTGAAACAACTGGGAGAACTATATCTTCATAACAACATGTTATCAGGTCACATTCCTAGTGATCTTGCTGGTTGCGTGAGTCTAGAGGCATTATCAATCAGTCACAACTTCTTCCAAGGGTCGATCCCTTCTTCTTTAAGCGCATTGAGAGGCCTTCAGTTCTTGATCCTTTCCTACAACAATGTTTCGGGACAGATTCCAAGTTTCTTAGTGAACTTTAGTTTATTAGCATTGGATATTTCGCATAATGATTTTGAAGGTATGGTGCCAATTGAAGGAATTTTCAAGAATTCAAGTGCAGTATCAATTGTCGGAAACAAGAGATTATGTGGTGGTATAAGTGATTTTGGCCTTCCTACATGCAAATATGATCAAGAACCGAAAAGAAAACGACGACGAACTGTAATATTTATAGTTGCAGGGTTTACAGGAATATTAGCATTAATACTTGGTTGCTTATTTCTTTGGTTTTCAAGAAAGAGGAGAAAAGATTCAGCGCCGTGCGATTTTGAGAATGCTAATTTATTGAGACTGTCTTATCAAAATCTCCTTAAAGCGACGAATGAATTTTCTTTGGATAATTTAATTGGTTCAGGTGGATTTGGGTCTGTCTATAAAGGAGTTCTTGAGCAAGACGGACTTGTAATTGCAGTGAAAGTGCTTAATCTTATGCGTCGAGGAGCTTCAAAAAGTTTCCTAGCTGAATGTGAAGTGTTAAGGAATGTTAGACATAGAAATCTTGTCAAAGTAATCACTGCTTGTTCTAGTGTTGATTATGCCGGCAACGATTTCAAAGCTTTGGTTTATGAGTTCATGGATAACGGGAGCTTAGACGATTGGCTGCATCCAACACATCAGCCGAGGAATTTAAACATTGTTCAAAGGTTGAATATTGCGATTGATGTAAGTTCCGCTTTGGAGTATCTCCATTGTCATGCAGGGATATTGCCGATTGTTCATAGTGATCTAAAGCCAAGCAATGTTCTTCTTGATAAAGAAATGACTGCACATGTGGGTGATTTTGGGTTAGTCAAGTTCTTTCATGAGGAGATTATTCATCCTACTCCAAATCAGTCCACCTCTCTTGCAGATGTAGGAACTATTGGTTACTGCCCCCCAG AGTATGGCATGGGAAATGTTGCTTCAACATCGGGTGACATATTTAGTTTTGGTATACTCTTATTGGAGATGTTCACCGGAAAGAGACCAACTGATGACGCGTTCAAAGAGGGACTAAGCCTCCATGACTTTGTCAAAAGTTCTTTGCCCGAGCAAGTGACAGACATTACAGATCCCACTTTTCTTCAAATGGAGGAAGAACCGTTGAGTCATTTTCATTATTCCAGGAACATCATGAGAAAAAATAGACTTATTGAGTGCTTGATTTCAGTACTCGATATTGGAATCTTATGTTCTTCGGAATCACCACAAGAACGTTTGAATATTGGTGATGTTGTTACTCAACTCTCTTCTATCAAAAACAAGTTACCGGTGACAATAg GTTGA